In Gloeomargarita sp. SKYB120, the sequence ACACTTCGGAACAAAGGGTAATGGGAGAAATTAAACGCCTAGACGAACGGTTTGCTAGTTTAGATAAGCGCCTAGCGAATGAAGAGGTCATCAGCCGGAGCGCCTTTGGAGCTATTATTGCTGGCATTGTAGTTGCTCTGGCCAAATACCTGTTCTTCCCTGGTCAACTCTAAGAAGATACAGCCATGAGTGAATCAATGAATCAAGAACTGACAGATTTACTCCAATCCCTATTCAACCAGTTGGACCGGAAGATTGACGAGGGGTTCAACACACTAGATAAAAAGATTGATGCGCTCGAGAAGAAGGTTGATGTTCAATTTACCGAACTCAAGGGAGATATTAGAGCGACTGAAGAGAAGCTAACCGGAGAGATTAAACGAGTTGAGACGAAGCTCGAGGGCGAAATCAAGCAATTGGAGGCCGAGATCAAGGGTGTAGAAGAACGTTTAACTAGTCAGATGCGAAGGCTAGAAACAGAATTGAAGGTCGAAATCAAACGAATTGACGACCGCTTTGATGGTTTCGATAAACGCATCGCCAACGAAGAACTGATTAGCCGGAGCGCCTTTGGAACATTACTACTAGGGTTAGTAACAGCTATTGTCAAGCTACTTTTCTTCCCTGATAGAACCTGATGGAGAATACCCATGAGTGAACCAACCAATCAAGAACTGAAAGAACTTATCCTGTCGCTGTTCAATCAATTGGACAGGAAAATAGACACCCAATTTGGTATCCTGGACAAGAAAATCGAAGCCCTGGATAAAAAAACTGAAGTCCAGTTTATGGAACTCAAGGGAGAGATCAAACGAGTTGAGACGAAACTGGAAGGCGAAATCCAGCGCTTGGAGACCGAGATCAAGGCTGCAGAGGAACGTTTAACTAGTCAGATGCGAAGGCTAGAAACAGAATTGAAGGTCGAAATCAAACGAATTGACGACCGCTTTGATGGTTTCGATAAACGCATCGCCAATGAAGAACTGATTAGCCGGAGTGCTTTCGGAACACTACTACTAGGGCTAGTAACAGCGATTGTAAAGTTACTATTCTTTCCTGACCGGCCATGAAAACGATTACTGTTGCGCTTGGCGACTGCAGCTACCCTATCAGCATTGGTGCTCATGCACTCCAGCAAGCAGGTCAATGGCTTGTGGATGTTGGCTTGAAAGGTAAGGTGCTCGTTGTATCTAATCCGGTCATTTTCCAGCACTATGGACAACAGGTATTGACAGCTTTACATAAGGCTGGTTTTGATGCCCAATTTTGTCTTGTGCCAGCTGGCGAACGCTATAAGACGCTCAAAACAGTGGAACGTATTTACGAATACTGTGCGCAATATCGTTTAGAGCGCCGCTCGACGATTATCGCTTTGGGTGGTGGCGTGATTGGTGATATGGCAGGTTTTGCGGCAGCGACCTGGTTGCGGGGGATAAACTTTGTGCAAATTCCCACAACGTTACTCGCTATGGTAGATGCAGCAATTGGGGGGAAAACTGGTGTGAATCATCGAGTGGGTAAAAATTTAATCGGTGCATTTTATCAACCGAAAGCTGTCATTATTGACCCACAGGTTCTACAAACTCTGCCCCCCCGTGAGTATCGCTCTGGCATGGCGGAAGTGATTAAATATGGCGTGATTTGGGAACCACAACTATTTACACTGCTAGAAGAGCAATCTCGTCTATCCCATTACCGTTACTTGCCACCCGAAACCCTAACCCAAATCTTGTACTTCTCCTGCCAAACCAAAGCCACCATTGTCAGTCAAGATGAGCGAGAAAGTGGGTTGCGGGCGCTACTCAATTACGGTCACACGATTGGCCATGCGATTGAAACAGTTACTCAGTACCGTCGCTATACGCATGGGGAAGCAGTGGCATTAGGCATGATTGCCGCAGGTGATATCGCCGTGCAATTGGGATGGTGGTCGGAGACAGAAAAACAACGTCAGAAAGCCTTAATCGCGAAGGTAAAATTGCCGACACAGTTAGCTCCTGATGTTGACATTGAAGCCATTAAAAATGCCTTGAATTGGGATAAGAAGGTCGAAGGGGGAACCGTGCGATTTATTTTGCCGAAAGCCATTGGCCGCGCAGAAATAACGGACCAAGTTCCAGCAGAGTTGATTCACCAGGCACTGATACGTCTAAAGGGTCAATAATTCCTGCCACGCCAGTGTTTAGGTCGCGTCAGAGCAGATAGCCAAATACGCAAAACAGCGAGCGGGTCGGCTAACGGGGATAACCAAAACGGCCAGCTTTGTGAATTCCAGCCTGTATATACAGGTCGAATGGCAAACAACATTCCCCAGCGAATCAGTAATAAAGATAGATTGAGACCTAAAAGGGTTTGATGTACTGGATGAACAGGTAAAAAAAGACTAGCAATAACGATAAATAAAGGCAATCCTTGGACAGCCGTTAAAAACCAAAGGTCGCCCCAGAGTTGTTGAATGGAAGTGGCATCTTTCAAATCCAAAGAACGCCCCCATTCACGCCAGGTTTCTCTAGCTCCTTCATACATCCGCACTTGCAAGACTTTCGACCCATCCAAAAATCCGACTTTATAGCCCTGTGCTGCTACCTGCCGGACAAAGGTGACATCATCACAAAAAGAGTCTTTTGCGGTTGCATAACCCCCCATATTTTCCAGCACTTGTCGTTTCACCAAACAACACTGCCCGTTAGCCATGACCCGTTCAGGATAAGATTCTCGAGCGCCGGTTGCCCCAAACCGATAAATCAGGGTCATTAACAACGCTGGTTGCAGCCACCATTCCCCTGGATACTTGAGTAGAAATTGGGGTGACAGCGTGATTAAGTCGTAGTTTTCCCGATGGGCTAATTCCAATAGGGCGGGCACCAGACCCATTTGCGGGCGGGTATCGGCATCGAGATTCAAAATCCACTTGCTATGGGGAGAACTCTGCCGCCATCCCCAATCCAAGGCCCAAGGACGCCCAACCCAACCGGCAGGCAACGGCGGGTCCGATAACAACTGGATACGCGGGTCATGGGCCTGTTGCGCGGCGACTAACTCCCGTGTACCGTCCTGTGAGTGGCTGTCCACCACGAGAATCTCGCGCACACTGTAGCCCTGGCGTCTAATGCCTTCTAGGCATGGCCCGAGTCGTTGCACCTCGTTTAGCGTGGGAATAATCACACTGACTTGCCCTAGATAGGCGGGAATTTCGGGCGCTGGTCGTAGAGGAGCAGAACGCTGCAATCCGGTCAATAGTCGCGCGAGTAACAAGGCCACTGCCGGCGCTTGTAGCAGCAAAATGATTAGCCCCATATATGCAGGCAAGGTAAAATGCCTTTTTATTTTACAAGGTACTCTGCGATAACCATTGACAATGCCCTTCTATCACTAGAGGATGGATAGGGTTGATGGCTCAAATACTGTGCGTACCGATAATCTCTTTTACAAACTGTTCCAACTGGCTCCTAGCCTGGCCTTTGAATTATTGGATTTACCCGCACCGCCAGTTCCTTATCAATTTCAGTCAGTCGAACTGAAAGAGTTTGGGTTTCGATTAGATGGTTTGCTCTTGCCAGAGACCGATGACGCCAATTTGCCTTTTATCGTCGTTGAAGCCCAGATGCAACCTGACGCCAGATTTTACTACCGTTTGCAAAATGAATTGGCCACTTACTTATTGCAATATCAGCCGGTGCATCCGTGGCGAGTGCTAGTGTTGTATCCCAACCGCCATACCGAACGGGAAATTCCAGAAATGATGGCGTATTTAACCTACTGGCGGGTACAGCGCGTTTATCTGGATGAACTCCCTGCCCAGCAATCTCTGGGAATGGAACTCCTGCGCCTGATTGTCGCTCCACCAGAGCAAGCAATCGCCATCGGCCAAGCAATTATCGCCCAGGAGCAGGAGCGGTGGCTAGAATGGGTAGTGGAAGCACTCGTGCGCAAATTTCCGGGTCAGGGGGGCCGCAGAATGATGGAGGCGTTGGGTTTGGCGCCATTGCAACAAACGCGCTTTTACCAAGAAGTCTTTCAAGAGGGAGCGCAAGCGGGTGAAGCCAGAGGTCGCCAGGCGGAAGCTGTTGCTTTGGTACTGCGTCAGCTCCAGCGCAAAGTCGGTTCCCTGTCCCCCGAACAAACCCAGCAGATTCAATCGTTGTCGCTAGAGCAACTGGAAGCGCTCGGGGAGGCGCTGCTGGATTTTTGCAGTATGGCTGACTTGGATAGCTGGCTGGCCCAGAATACTGTCTAGTAACCATGGACCAACCTATTTTTCATCTGGCATTTCCGGTAGGAGATATTCCGCAAACGAAAGCCTTTTATGTGCAGGGGTTGGGCTGTATACCCGGACGGGAAACGCCCCATTGCTTGATTCTCAATTTCTACAACCATCAACTCGTAGCCCATGTGACCCAGGACATTAGCCCCCAAAAAGGAATTTATCCCCGTCATTTTGGCCTGGTGTTTCCGGCGCTTGACCAATGGCAAGCCTGTTACGACCGGGCAAAAAGACAAGGTTTATCTTTTTATCAAGATGCGAAAGTGCGTTTTCCTGGTTCCCCGCTCGAACACCGCACGTTTTTCCTGATAGACCCGTTTTATAACCTGCTGGAGTTCAAGTTTTATACGCACCCTGAAGCCATCTTTGGTTGTCAGGAATATGCCCAAGTCGGCGACCGGTTAACGGCAGGATAAGGTTGGCGTCAATTGCTGGAGGACTTCAGCGAGAATATCCACGGCCAAATCAATTTCGGATGGGGTGGTCAAGTGACTCAGGCTAAAGCGCAGGCCACAACGAGCCAAGCGTTCGTCATACCCCATCGCTAGGAGCACCGGACTCGGTTGGGTTTTGCCACTGGCGCAGGCGGAACCGGAACTCACGGCAATGCCCCGCTGACTGAGTAGATGCACCAACGTTTGACCAGTGTGGGTTTCATCGCCCTGCTCCCAAACGACGCTGACGTGGTGCGGTAAACGCTGCTCCCAGGAACCTGTCAACCGCAGGCCGGGCAATTCGAGCAACCGGCGCCGTAGGTAATCCCGTAAGTGGGAAACGTAAGACTGCTGGGGTAAGAATTCGGTCATGGCTAAACGCGCCGCTACTTCCAATCCGGCCAGCAGCGCCACGGGTGGTGTGCCCGACCGTAAACCCCGTTCTTGCCCGCCGCCGTATAACCAGGGTTGCAAATCAATGCCTCGGCGTACCACAAGTGCCCCACACCCCTGCGGCCCATAAAACTTGTGCGCCGAGAGCGATAACAAATCTACGCCCAATTCGGGGACATTTACCGGTAGCCGCCCCACGACCTGTACTGCATCCGTATGGAATAAAACGCCATGCGCACGACAAATCTGCGCCAAGTCCGCAATCGGCTGCAAGGTTCCTACTTCGCTCTGGCCGTAAATCACCGTGACCAGAACGGTGTTGGGCTGCAAGTGGGACTCCAGCGTTTGGGGGTCAACCCGCCCTGTCGAGTCCACTGGCAAGGTCGTAATCTGCCATCCCCGTCGCGCGAGGGCTGCCAAAGGGGCGCTCACCGCCGGATGTTCCACTGCCGAAGTAATGATGTGTTGCGGCTGGTCGTACTGCTGTGCCACCCCAAAAATGGCCAGGTGATTGGCTTCAGTCCCCCCTGAGGTAAAAATGACTTCTTCCGGCGTGACGCCAAGTAACTCTGCCACTGCCAGGCGCGCCCGTTCCATGAGCAGTGCGGCCCGCTGCCCATAGCGGTGAATGCTGCTGGGATTGCCCCAGGCGTGGGTCATCGCTTCCTGCACCCGCGCAATCACCTGGGGATGGGGAGGCGTGGTGGCGCTGTAATCCAAATACACCATAGCTTCATTCTGCCATGAAGTCGGGATTGGCTAAGATAAACGTAGGCTTGTTAGCCGCATGGGGAGGGCGATGCGATGAAAGAAAGAATTCAAGTCGATCCAGCCATCAAAAAACTGACGCCCGCTGACGTGGCAGCCTTGGCGAAACGATTGGAAGAAGATAATTATCCCGATGCCTTTGCTAGCTTGCAGGATTGGCATCTCCTGCGCAAGATTGCCTTCCAACGCCCAGAGCTAGTCGAGCCTTACTTGCACCTGTTGGATTTTGAAGCGTTTGATGAAGCTTGATGAAGAAGCTTAGGGTAGGATGAAGAGGAATCGGCTGTTGTTGAGAGGCAGAGAGACATGGCTCGGTTGTTTAGCTGGATAGGCCAATTGCTGGGCGCAATTTTTACGATTCTGATTGTGCGACCCGTGGCGGCTGTAGTTGGGCTGTTTCGGCGAGGCCAGCCCCGCGAGGATAGAACATTTTTCCTAGACCCTGAGGAAGCCAAAAGTTTGGGACGGCGCAGTGAATCGCCTGCGGTGGAAGCCTCTAAGTCACAACCAGCGGTGCCCGCGAGTCCGGTGATTTCCATGAGTACGACAACGGCTACTAGCACTACTGGCGTTAGTACTGACCGGCGGCGACCAGGGCCAAATATGAAGATGTATCTGGACATGGCTAAACAGCTGCGGCGGGCCTGATGCACCCAGCCACCTGGTGGTCTGCAAGTAGCTTAACCCGCTGGTGGGGTCAGGGGGCGGATTGGCTCCAGGGTAGTCGGCTGGCGCCCTATTGGGAGCATCTCCTGGCCGGCTGGATAGCCTTGGTGCTGATTGGTTTGCCGTTTTTGAGCAATGAACAACTGGGTGTTCTCCTGCTGGGAGGGGTGATGCTCTGGCTGGGGTCGCTGTGGTGGTCTCCTCCCCAAGGCGTTAGCATCACCGCCCTGTTGTACGGGGTCGCTCTGACACTGGCGACGGCCTTTTCACCGGTCAAACGCGCGGCTTTTGCCGGTTGGGTCAAGGCGTGTTTGTACCTGGCCACCTTTGGAGCGCTGCTGCGGGGGGTCCGTCGCTGGGGCAAAATACTCCTGGTCGGGCATCTGCTGGTGACGCTGGCGGTTGTGCTCATCGGCCTGCGGCAATGGTTTTTTGGCGCAGAAGCCCTGGCCACCTGGATTGACCCTGAATCTCCTCTGGCGG encodes:
- the aroB gene encoding 3-dehydroquinate synthase, which gives rise to MKTITVALGDCSYPISIGAHALQQAGQWLVDVGLKGKVLVVSNPVIFQHYGQQVLTALHKAGFDAQFCLVPAGERYKTLKTVERIYEYCAQYRLERRSTIIALGGGVIGDMAGFAAATWLRGINFVQIPTTLLAMVDAAIGGKTGVNHRVGKNLIGAFYQPKAVIIDPQVLQTLPPREYRSGMAEVIKYGVIWEPQLFTLLEEQSRLSHYRYLPPETLTQILYFSCQTKATIVSQDERESGLRALLNYGHTIGHAIETVTQYRRYTHGEAVALGMIAAGDIAVQLGWWSETEKQRQKALIAKVKLPTQLAPDVDIEAIKNALNWDKKVEGGTVRFILPKAIGRAEITDQVPAELIHQALIRLKGQ
- a CDS encoding glycosyltransferase — encoded protein: MGLIILLLQAPAVALLLARLLTGLQRSAPLRPAPEIPAYLGQVSVIIPTLNEVQRLGPCLEGIRRQGYSVREILVVDSHSQDGTRELVAAQQAHDPRIQLLSDPPLPAGWVGRPWALDWGWRQSSPHSKWILNLDADTRPQMGLVPALLELAHRENYDLITLSPQFLLKYPGEWWLQPALLMTLIYRFGATGARESYPERVMANGQCCLVKRQVLENMGGYATAKDSFCDDVTFVRQVAAQGYKVGFLDGSKVLQVRMYEGARETWREWGRSLDLKDATSIQQLWGDLWFLTAVQGLPLFIVIASLFLPVHPVHQTLLGLNLSLLLIRWGMLFAIRPVYTGWNSQSWPFWLSPLADPLAVLRIWLSALTRPKHWRGRNY
- a CDS encoding DUF2887 domain-containing protein, encoding MRTDNLFYKLFQLAPSLAFELLDLPAPPVPYQFQSVELKEFGFRLDGLLLPETDDANLPFIVVEAQMQPDARFYYRLQNELATYLLQYQPVHPWRVLVLYPNRHTEREIPEMMAYLTYWRVQRVYLDELPAQQSLGMELLRLIVAPPEQAIAIGQAIIAQEQERWLEWVVEALVRKFPGQGGRRMMEALGLAPLQQTRFYQEVFQEGAQAGEARGRQAEAVALVLRQLQRKVGSLSPEQTQQIQSLSLEQLEALGEALLDFCSMADLDSWLAQNTV
- a CDS encoding VOC family protein, producing the protein MDQPIFHLAFPVGDIPQTKAFYVQGLGCIPGRETPHCLILNFYNHQLVAHVTQDISPQKGIYPRHFGLVFPALDQWQACYDRAKRQGLSFYQDAKVRFPGSPLEHRTFFLIDPFYNLLEFKFYTHPEAIFGCQEYAQVGDRLTAG
- a CDS encoding cysteine desulfurase, whose amino-acid sequence is MVYLDYSATTPPHPQVIARVQEAMTHAWGNPSSIHRYGQRAALLMERARLAVAELLGVTPEEVIFTSGGTEANHLAIFGVAQQYDQPQHIITSAVEHPAVSAPLAALARRGWQITTLPVDSTGRVDPQTLESHLQPNTVLVTVIYGQSEVGTLQPIADLAQICRAHGVLFHTDAVQVVGRLPVNVPELGVDLLSLSAHKFYGPQGCGALVVRRGIDLQPWLYGGGQERGLRSGTPPVALLAGLEVAARLAMTEFLPQQSYVSHLRDYLRRRLLELPGLRLTGSWEQRLPHHVSVVWEQGDETHTGQTLVHLLSQRGIAVSSGSACASGKTQPSPVLLAMGYDERLARCGLRFSLSHLTTPSEIDLAVDILAEVLQQLTPTLSCR
- a CDS encoding DUF2555 domain-containing protein; amino-acid sequence: MKERIQVDPAIKKLTPADVAALAKRLEEDNYPDAFASLQDWHLLRKIAFQRPELVEPYLHLLDFEAFDEA